A region of the Pseudarthrobacter sp. MM222 genome:
GATCGCGTCCGGTGATGATTTGAGCCAGTGCAATCCGCACGGTTACCTCCAATGTCGGCGCTTCATTCCAGTATGCAACGGTCTTTTCCGTACACTGCACATGGTCAGGAAAACAGGAAAAGGGGCGGTTTGTTCCACCCCGCTAAGCTATAGGCAATGGTCATGCCTTACATAGATACAGCCTCCACCGTAGACGCCTCGCGCGCGTTTCCGCTGGGCCTCAGCGTTCCAAGTACGGGTTCACCGGTCATGGACGACCCTCGGGGTGCCTTCGCGAACGTGGCTGTCTACGCCCCTGCCGTGACCACGCTGGACATTGCCTACCAGGCCCCGGGCGGCGCCTGGCAGCTCAAGACGCTGCCCAATGTGACCAACGGCGTCCACCACGGCATCGTGGAGGGCCTCCCTGTCGGCTCCCGCTACGGGCTCCGCCCCTCGCCGGACCACGAGGCCTTGCCGCTGTCCATGCCGGCCGTGGACTTCGACGCTGCAGGCGACCAGCCGCTGCTGCTGGACCCGTACGGGCGGGCGGTGGACCAGCGCGAGAATTTCATCACGAACGTCCGCATGATCAGCGACTTCGACTGGGGCGTGGACAGCAGCCCGCGGATTCCATGGCGCAACACGATCATCTACGAGGCCCATGTCCGCGGCCAGACCATGCTGCACCCGGACGTGCCGGAACACCTCCAGGGAACTTACGCCGGGTTGGCCCACCCTGCCGTGATCGAGCACCTCATCGCCCTCGGCGTCACCTCGGTCCAGCTGCTGCCGGTCCATTTCCATGTCGACGAACCGCATCTGCAGAGCCTCGGACTCACTAACTACTGGGGCTACAACACGGCCGCGTTCTTCGCCCCGCACCCCGGCTACGCCACCGAGGCGGCACAGGCCGCCGGGGCCCAGGCTGTCCAGGATGAGTTCAAGGGAATGGTGAAGCTCCTCCATGCCGCCGGCCTGGAAGTCATCCTCGACGTCGTCTACAACCACACGGCCGAGGGCGGCACCGACGGGCGTGCCCTGAGCTTCCGTGGCCTGGGCGAAATGCAGTATTACCGCAACGACGGCCACGGCCGCTACGTGGACACCACCGGGTGTGGAAATAGCCTGGACTTCGGTGAACCGCGCGTCGTCCAGCTGGTCCTGGACTCCCTGCGCTACTGGGTAAACGAATTCCACATCGACGGCTTCCGGTTTGACCTGGCCGTGACCCTGGCCCGGAACGCCGCCAACGAGTTCGATCCCCGCCACCCGTTCCTGGTCGCGATCGCCGCCGACCCCGTTCTCTCCACCTCCAAGCTGATCGCGGAGCCCTGGGACATCGGCTACGGCGGCTGGCAGACCGGACGCTTCCCGGCCGGCTGGGTCGACTGGAACGATCACTTCCGTGACGCCGTCCGCACCTTCTGGCTCGCCGACCGCGCAGCGATCGACGCCGGCGGCCACGGCGGCTCGGTGGCCCGCCTCGCCGACGCGCTGTCCGGCTCCGCCAGCCTCTTTGAGGCTTCGGGCCGGTCCCGGCTGGCCTCGGTCAACCTGATCACGGCCCACGACGGCTTCACCCTGGCCGATCTGGTGTCCTATGACCGCAAGCACAACGAGGCCAACGGCGAGCAGAACCGCGACGGCCATGGGGACAACCGCAGCTACAACCACGGCTTCGAGGGCCGCACCGAGGACGAGGACATCCTGGCCCGGCGCGCCCAGACCAGCCGCAATCTGATGGCCTCCCTGATGGTCTCCCAGGGCGTGCCCATGATCACCGCGGGGGACGAGTTGGGCCGGACCCAGCAAGGCAACAACAACGCCTACTGCCAGGACAACCCCATCACTTGGATCGACTGGACCAGCACGCCCGAGTCACACGCGATGCTGCGCACCACCAAGCGCATCATCCGGATGCGAAAGGAATTCCTGGCCGGCCAGCCGCACGACTATCCGACCCGCGAGAAGCAGTCGTACTTCCACTGGTTCGACGCGCACGGGGAACGGATGTCCGGGGAGATCTGGCAGGATCCGGCGCACCGCGTGGTCCAGCTCCTGCTCGGCTCCGACGACGGACACATGGACGGGCTGGTGGTGGTCAACGGCAGCGCCCAGGACGTCAAGGTCACCCTGCCACTGCTGAGCAACGAGGACGGCACCGGCAGCAGGCTCTTCGAACTGCGCCTGACCACCTCCGAACTGCACGACCGGCGCCAGGGCGTCCGGGTGTCCTCCGGGGAGCGCGACGTGGTGCAGGCCAACTCGATCAGCATCTATCGCACGTAGCCCGGCAGCCTCGGCCTCCGGGACCCACTCTGACTAGCACCCTTTAGGGGAACCATGAAGATTTATTCGGCAGACACCTGGACCATCGAGGAACTGCAGGCACTGGTCGGCGACGCCGGCCGCCGCGCCTTGCTGGTTCCCGCAGCGGACACCAGGCAGACGGTCCTTGAGGCGTTCGCGGAGACCATCGACTTCCAGGCCGACGACGGGCTGGACCTCGACGCCCTCAATGACTCGCTGCACGACTTCGCGGATTCAGTCTCCGACGACGGACTGACCCCCACCACGTTCATCTGGCAGGTGCCGTCCGGGTTCCGCGCGGACCGCTCTTTCGGCATCATCTGCGAAGTTCTGCAGGACGCTGAACGCTACGCCGGGAAGCACCTCGACATCATCGCCGTCTGCCTCTAACCTAACGAGGCAGCCGGCGCCGCCGGCGACTCCAGGATCAGGCGTTGACGATCAGGCCCAGTTCCGCCTTGGACGCGAGCGCCTCGTGTGTGGGCAGCACCCGGACGGTGTAGCCGAAAGACCCGGAACGGTCGATCAGGATGGTGCCGCTGAACAGGTGCCGGCCCTTCCCGAGGTCCTCGGCCGGCTTCAGTTCCGCCACCGTGATATCGGCGAGTTCGTCACTGTCCCCGGCCTTGCCGTAGGCCACCTCCACGGACACGTCCTCCGGACTCAGTTCGCGAAGGGCAACGTACGCATTGACCTGGAGGATATCCCCGATCTGCGGGTCCTCGGAAACACCCATCGAGTCGACGTGTTCCACCTGGATGTGCGGCCAGGCCGCGCGGACCCGGGAAATCCAGGCCGCGAGGGCCTTCGCCTGTTCGTAGTTGTCGGCCATGGCCCGCCGGCCGGCGAGGGCAGCCGGGCGGTACAGGATGTTGACGTAGTCCTTGAGCATCCGGTCCGCGGACACCTGCGGTCCCAGGTGCGACATCGTGTGCTTGATCATCGAGACCCAGTGCGTGGGCACCTTCTGCGGGCCGGGCTGCGACGGCCCCGCGGCGCCGGCGCCGTCGGACACCGTCAGCCCGTAGAAGCGCGGCGCCACCTGCGTCTCGAGCAGCTCGTAGAGCGCCGCCGCTTCGATGTCGTCGCGTTCTTCCGGGGAGGCGTCGTTGTTGGCGGTGGGAATCGCCCAGCCGTTCTCGCCGTCGTACATCTCGTCCCACCAGCCGTCCAGGACCGACAGGTTCAGTGAACCGTTGATGGCCGCCTTCATGCCCGATGTTCCGCAGGCCTCCAGCGGGCGCAACGGGTTGTTGAGCCACACGTCGCAGCCGGGGAACAGCGTCCGGGCCATGGCGATGTCGTAGTTGGGCAGGAAAACGATCCGGTGGCGCACCGCGGGATCATCGGTGAAGCGGACCAAATCCTGGATCATCTTCTTGCCGGCATCATCGGCCGGGTGTGACTTCCCGGCGATCACCAGCTGGATCGGGTGGGTCTTGTGCAGCAGCAGTGCCTTCAGGCGTTCGGGTTCGCGCAGCATGAGAGTGAGTCGCTTGTAGGTCGGCACACGCCGCGCAAAGCCGATGGTCAGGATGTCCGGGTCCAACACGGAATCGGTCCAGGCCAGCTCGGCGTCGGCCGCGCCGCGTTTCTTCCACGCGGCCCGAAGGCGGCGGCGGACATCGTCAACGAGCGATACCCGCATCTCGCGGCGGAGGGCCCAGACGTCCTTGTCGCTGACATTGTAGGCAAGGTCCCACCTGCCCAGGGCCTCCGCCTCGGAACCAAACTGGTCGCGTGCCAGTTTGGAGACGCGGGGATCCACCCAGGTGGGGACGTGCACGCCGTTCGTGACCGAGGTGATCGGCACTTCCGAGTGGTCGAAACCCGGCCACAGGGCGGAGAACATGCCGCGGGAGACCACGCCGTGCAACTTAGCGACGCCGTTGGCGCGCTGGGCGAGGCGCAGGCCCATGACCGCCATGTTGAAAACGAAGGGGTTGCCGTCGGTGAAGTCCTCCCGGCCGAGGTCCAGGATCTTGGACACCGGTACGTCCGGCGCCAGCCCGGCCTCGAAAAAGTGCTGGATCTGCGAGGTCTCAAAGCGGTCGATGCCGGCCGGGACCGGCGTGTGGGTGGTGAACACGGTGGAAGCGCGGCCGGCGGCCAGGGCCTCTTCCCAGCTCATCGGCTCCGCGGCGGACATCATTTCCTGGATTCGTTCGATCCCGAGGAAACCGGCGTGGCCCTCGTTGGTGTGGAACACTTCCGGGGCAGGGCTACCGGTGAGCTTCTGGTATGCCCGCAGGGCCTTAACGCCGCCCATGCCGAGCAGGAGTTCCTGCTGGAGGCGGTGGTCACCGCCGCCGCCGTACAGGCGGTCGGTGATGCCGCGGGCGGCGTCGTCGTTGCCCGGAACGTTGGAATCCAGCAGCAGGAGGGGAACGCGCCCGACGTCGGCCCGCCACACGTGCGCCAGCAGGCGCCGTCCCTGGGGGAGCGGCAGCGAGATCTGGAGCGGCTTG
Encoded here:
- the glgX gene encoding glycogen debranching protein GlgX, giving the protein MVMPYIDTASTVDASRAFPLGLSVPSTGSPVMDDPRGAFANVAVYAPAVTTLDIAYQAPGGAWQLKTLPNVTNGVHHGIVEGLPVGSRYGLRPSPDHEALPLSMPAVDFDAAGDQPLLLDPYGRAVDQRENFITNVRMISDFDWGVDSSPRIPWRNTIIYEAHVRGQTMLHPDVPEHLQGTYAGLAHPAVIEHLIALGVTSVQLLPVHFHVDEPHLQSLGLTNYWGYNTAAFFAPHPGYATEAAQAAGAQAVQDEFKGMVKLLHAAGLEVILDVVYNHTAEGGTDGRALSFRGLGEMQYYRNDGHGRYVDTTGCGNSLDFGEPRVVQLVLDSLRYWVNEFHIDGFRFDLAVTLARNAANEFDPRHPFLVAIAADPVLSTSKLIAEPWDIGYGGWQTGRFPAGWVDWNDHFRDAVRTFWLADRAAIDAGGHGGSVARLADALSGSASLFEASGRSRLASVNLITAHDGFTLADLVSYDRKHNEANGEQNRDGHGDNRSYNHGFEGRTEDEDILARRAQTSRNLMASLMVSQGVPMITAGDELGRTQQGNNNAYCQDNPITWIDWTSTPESHAMLRTTKRIIRMRKEFLAGQPHDYPTREKQSYFHWFDAHGERMSGEIWQDPAHRVVQLLLGSDDGHMDGLVVVNGSAQDVKVTLPLLSNEDGTGSRLFELRLTTSELHDRRQGVRVSSGERDVVQANSISIYRT
- a CDS encoding barstar family protein; amino-acid sequence: MKIYSADTWTIEELQALVGDAGRRALLVPAADTRQTVLEAFAETIDFQADDGLDLDALNDSLHDFADSVSDDGLTPTTFIWQVPSGFRADRSFGIICEVLQDAERYAGKHLDIIAVCL
- the glgP gene encoding alpha-glucan family phosphorylase gives rise to the protein MKAIRRFTVRTVLPEPIRPLARLATNLRWSWHRPTRELFEGLNPRIWAESGHDPVTFLGLVSREELQRLAADEDVVRRVQRAAEDLDRYLQQPRWYQSLGDDAPSCIAYFSPEFGITEVLPQYSGGLGILAGDHLKAASDLGVPLIGVGLLYQAGYFKQSLSRDAWQQETYPVLDPDGLPLTLLREASADGTGKPLQISLPLPQGRRLLAHVWRADVGRVPLLLLDSNVPGNDDAARGITDRLYGGGGDHRLQQELLLGMGGVKALRAYQKLTGSPAPEVFHTNEGHAGFLGIERIQEMMSAAEPMSWEEALAAGRASTVFTTHTPVPAGIDRFETSQIQHFFEAGLAPDVPVSKILDLGREDFTDGNPFVFNMAVMGLRLAQRANGVAKLHGVVSRGMFSALWPGFDHSEVPITSVTNGVHVPTWVDPRVSKLARDQFGSEAEALGRWDLAYNVSDKDVWALRREMRVSLVDDVRRRLRAAWKKRGAADAELAWTDSVLDPDILTIGFARRVPTYKRLTLMLREPERLKALLLHKTHPIQLVIAGKSHPADDAGKKMIQDLVRFTDDPAVRHRIVFLPNYDIAMARTLFPGCDVWLNNPLRPLEACGTSGMKAAINGSLNLSVLDGWWDEMYDGENGWAIPTANNDASPEERDDIEAAALYELLETQVAPRFYGLTVSDGAGAAGPSQPGPQKVPTHWVSMIKHTMSHLGPQVSADRMLKDYVNILYRPAALAGRRAMADNYEQAKALAAWISRVRAAWPHIQVEHVDSMGVSEDPQIGDILQVNAYVALRELSPEDVSVEVAYGKAGDSDELADITVAELKPAEDLGKGRHLFSGTILIDRSGSFGYTVRVLPTHEALASKAELGLIVNA